A genomic segment from Malaclemys terrapin pileata isolate rMalTer1 chromosome 1, rMalTer1.hap1, whole genome shotgun sequence encodes:
- the LOC128832056 gene encoding olfactory receptor 52R1-like has translation MQEISFCLRVGHLLFYSMSDSNSTEFTNPTTFILQGIPGLEAAHVWISIPFCTMYAIAILGNFTILFIVKREPSLHLPMYYFLCMLAITDLVLSTSILPKMLSIFWFYSREINFSACLTQMYFILSFFVIESGILVAMAFDRYVAICDPLRHSTILTNHVVAKIGLTVVLRGVMLVLPYPFLARRWPYCRTNIIPNTYCEHIALVKLACADISLSSYYSLSVAFLVIGMDVFFIAVSYTQILRAIFSLPRKDARLKTFGTCSSHLCVILASYIPHLFATFTQRFGHNVALYLRVLMANMYFLVPPMLNPIIYGAKTQQIWDRLLQLFTHKGT, from the coding sequence ATGCAGGAAATATCATTCTGCCTCAGGGTTGGACACCTTCTCTtctactccatgtcagattccaactCAACCGAGTTCACAAACCCCACCACCTTTATCCTGcagggcattcctggcctggaggcagcccatgtctggatctccatccccttctgcaccatgtatgccatagccatcttggggaacttcaccatcctgttcatcgtGAAGAGGGAGCCAAGCCTCCATttgcccatgtactatttcctctgcatgctggccatcaCCGACCTGGTCCTGTCTACATCCATcctgcccaaaatgctgagcatcttctggttctaTTCCAGGGAGATCAATTTCAGTGcatgcctcacccagatgtacttcattctCAGCTTCTTTGTGATAGAGTCTGGGATCCTtgtggccatggcttttgatcgctacGTAGCCATCTgcgatcccctgagacattccaccatcctgacaaaccATGTGGTTGCCAAAATTGGCCTGACCGTGGTGCTGCGGGGTGTCATGCTTGTACTGCCCTATCCTTTCCTGGCGAGGaggtggccatattgcagaaccaacatcattCCAAATACGTACTGTGAGCACATAGCTCtggtgaagctggcctgcgcTGACATCAGCCTCAGTAGTTATTACAGCCTCTCTGTGGCATTCTTGGTTATCGGTATGGATGTGTTTTTTATCGCCGTGTCCTatacccagatcctcagggccatcttcagcctcccAAGAAAGGACGCccggctcaagacttttgggacctgcagctcccacctctgTGTCATCTTAGCCTCTTACATCCCACATCTCTTCGCCACCTTCACACAACGGTTTGGGCACAATGTGGCCCTGTATTTGCGCGTTCTCATGGCAAACATGTACTTCCTGGTAccccccatgctaaaccccatcatctatgggGCGAAGACCCAACAGATCTGGGATAGGCTGCTCCAGCTCTTTACTCATAAAGGGACGTAA